The proteins below come from a single Nitrospira sp. genomic window:
- a CDS encoding PA0069 family radical SAM protein, whose protein sequence is MRRISNPPNPFESQHRDLLEPAAVAKLMLYSDESREILSHNDSPDLPFRWSVNPYRGCFHACAYCYARPTHEYWGFGAGTDFDSKIVVKEDAPRLLRQAFEKTAWRGELILFSGNTDCYQPLEVNHRLTRACLQVCAEYRNPVVIITKGALVLRDVDVLVQLQREAWVLVYFSIPFSSDEVARRIEPQAPSITKRFAAMQALSAVGIPTGISIAPVIPGLNEEDIPDLLERAQHAEACTATYSLLRLSGSVESVFVDRIAEAFPERIGKITNRLREIRGGALTESRFFKRQKGQGPYWKLIEQLFELAKRKAEFPEDGLRPVPQTFRRPGREQPSLF, encoded by the coding sequence ATGCGCCGGATCTCCAATCCCCCCAACCCCTTCGAGTCTCAGCATCGTGATCTCCTTGAGCCGGCGGCTGTCGCGAAGTTAATGCTTTATTCAGACGAGAGTCGGGAGATCTTGAGTCATAACGACAGCCCAGATTTACCGTTTCGCTGGAGTGTGAATCCCTATCGCGGCTGCTTTCATGCCTGTGCCTATTGTTATGCACGTCCTACTCATGAGTATTGGGGATTTGGCGCTGGAACCGACTTTGACAGTAAGATCGTGGTCAAAGAAGATGCGCCGCGGCTGCTGCGGCAGGCTTTTGAGAAGACTGCGTGGCGGGGAGAGCTGATTCTGTTTTCTGGAAATACGGACTGCTATCAACCGCTTGAAGTAAACCATCGATTGACCCGTGCCTGTCTGCAAGTTTGTGCCGAGTATCGAAATCCAGTGGTGATCATCACGAAGGGGGCGTTGGTCCTGCGTGATGTCGATGTACTTGTTCAACTGCAACGAGAAGCGTGGGTGCTGGTGTATTTCAGTATTCCATTTTCGTCCGATGAGGTGGCTCGTAGGATAGAACCACAAGCCCCGTCGATCACTAAGCGGTTTGCTGCCATGCAGGCGCTTTCTGCTGTCGGCATTCCCACCGGCATTTCGATCGCACCCGTCATTCCTGGTCTCAATGAAGAGGATATTCCGGATTTGCTTGAGCGAGCGCAGCATGCCGAGGCCTGTACGGCGACTTACAGTCTGTTGAGATTGTCAGGAAGTGTGGAGTCAGTGTTTGTTGATCGGATTGCGGAGGCATTCCCGGAACGGATTGGAAAAATCACCAACCGTCTCCGTGAAATTCGAGGCGGGGCATTAACAGAGAGTCGATTTTTTAAGCGACAAAAGGGGCAAGGGCCCTATTGGAAATTGATCGAACAGCTCTTTGAGCTTGCAAAACGGAAGGCGGAATTTCCTGAAGACGGCTTGCGTCCCGTTCCACAGACATTTCGACGGCCAGGACGCGAACAACCGTCTCTGTTTTGA
- the serS gene encoding serine--tRNA ligase, which produces MHDLKQLRDNLDHIRTALGRRGNDVQWSNIQQLSEQRRTITTQVEQLRFELNKGSEEIARLRRAKEPAETAMAAMKQLGDRIKEAEGALRTVEEALSDVALRIPNLPHASVPVGADASENVEVRRWGTIPSFSYAPKPHWEIGESLGILDFDRAAKIAGARFSVMTGTGARLERALINYMLDRHTTQHGYREVIPPLMVNRSTMTGTGQLPKFEEDLFRLKDEDYFLIPTAEVPITNLHREEILSGDRLPLRYTAYTPCFRREAGSYGKDTRGLIRLHQFNKVELVAFTTPDRSYEELERLTGHAESILQDLNLSYRVMALCSGDMGFSAAKTYDLEVWLPSQQQYREISSCSNFESFQARRAGIKYRPAGGKKEAKADFVHTLNGSGLAVGRTVVAILENFQQPDGSVEIPPALRPYMGGQEKISKE; this is translated from the coding sequence GTGCACGACCTCAAGCAGCTTCGCGACAACCTCGACCACATCCGCACCGCTCTGGGACGACGCGGAAACGACGTCCAATGGAGCAACATCCAGCAGTTGAGCGAACAACGACGAACCATCACGACGCAGGTTGAGCAGCTCCGATTCGAACTCAATAAAGGCTCTGAAGAGATCGCCCGTCTACGCCGAGCCAAAGAACCAGCTGAAACCGCCATGGCCGCGATGAAGCAGCTGGGAGACCGTATCAAAGAAGCCGAAGGAGCGTTGCGAACGGTCGAAGAGGCGCTGAGCGATGTCGCCCTTCGCATCCCCAACCTCCCCCATGCCTCCGTCCCGGTGGGGGCTGATGCATCAGAAAATGTCGAAGTTCGTCGATGGGGAACCATCCCGTCTTTTTCCTATGCCCCCAAACCTCATTGGGAAATCGGGGAAAGCCTCGGCATCTTGGATTTTGATCGGGCCGCAAAGATCGCCGGAGCCAGGTTTTCCGTCATGACTGGGACCGGTGCCAGGCTGGAACGAGCGTTGATCAACTATATGCTCGATCGTCACACCACCCAACATGGATATCGAGAAGTGATTCCTCCTCTCATGGTGAATCGATCGACGATGACGGGCACCGGTCAACTTCCTAAATTCGAGGAGGATCTCTTTCGTCTGAAAGACGAAGACTACTTCCTCATTCCCACCGCAGAAGTACCGATCACGAATCTGCACCGTGAAGAGATCCTGAGCGGAGACCGTTTACCGCTGCGATATACCGCCTATACGCCCTGTTTTCGGCGAGAGGCGGGATCCTATGGAAAAGATACAAGAGGGCTCATACGCCTCCACCAATTCAACAAGGTAGAACTGGTTGCGTTCACCACGCCCGATCGGTCCTATGAGGAACTTGAGCGCCTGACAGGGCACGCAGAATCGATCTTGCAAGACTTGAATCTCTCCTATCGCGTGATGGCACTCTGCTCCGGGGATATGGGATTTTCCGCCGCCAAGACCTATGACCTAGAAGTGTGGTTACCCTCTCAACAACAGTATCGGGAGATTTCCTCCTGCAGCAATTTCGAATCGTTCCAAGCCAGGCGCGCAGGCATCAAATATCGACCCGCTGGCGGAAAGAAAGAGGCGAAAGCCGACTTTGTGCACACGCTCAACGGTTCAGGCCTGGCCGTCGGACGAACCGTAGTCGCCATCTTAGAAAACTTTCAACAACCTGATGGATCGGTTGAAATTCCACCGGCACTCCGGCCATATATGGGAGGTCAGGAAAAAATTTCTAAAGAATGA
- a CDS encoding DUF1059 domain-containing protein → MGKMVECATVDPSSGCEHVVGGKTEEEVLKNTVEHAKQHGIREILRITKSK, encoded by the coding sequence ATGGGGAAAATGGTTGAGTGCGCCACCGTTGATCCATCATCCGGATGCGAGCATGTTGTAGGAGGCAAGACCGAAGAGGAAGTCCTGAAGAATACGGTAGAACACGCGAAACAACATGGGATTCGGGAGATCCTCCGAATCACCAAGTCAAAGTAA
- a CDS encoding DUF3943 domain-containing protein, giving the protein MSYLLSIVLVLTLLAPTTGAADVSLSQAGMSHADGQIGPTLPDHATHAPHTTFSSGSTVLNWETGAGRSYIIPMSEILAYIFLLNRYDREFVDPKPVYRTDGNTIWQQLTESKWVLDNDQFSVNQFLHPYGGSVYYGLARSAGLNFWESLLYSSAGSFFWEIAGETSPPSINDMIATPIGGSLLGEPLFRMASLLLETNEGRPGFWRALGATVLSPPTGFNRLIFGDRFDTVFPSRQPATFLRLRLGGIVSTSSHHVPSGVREHGGIGDVTFTYGLPGKPGYRYTRPFDYFDFHITAVTTNTLESINTRGLLIGTSYAFGESTRGAWGLFGSYDYISPQVFRVSSVALSLGTVWQSWLSPSIALQGVVLAGSGYGAAGSIQRTEERDYHYGTTGQGLLALRLIVGNHAMLDFTGREYYTSGLFSAEPHGQENILRGETSLTFRIVGPHGVSLRYAVSHRDAHYPNVEFRDQTVETISLLYVFLGKTGFGAVAWQ; this is encoded by the coding sequence ATGTCTTACTTATTGTCCATCGTCCTAGTATTGACACTTCTGGCGCCAACAACGGGGGCGGCTGATGTCTCCCTCTCTCAAGCCGGAATGAGCCACGCAGATGGGCAGATTGGTCCGACCCTTCCCGATCATGCCACGCACGCCCCCCACACAACATTCAGCAGTGGAAGCACAGTCCTTAATTGGGAGACCGGTGCCGGTCGCAGTTACATCATTCCCATGAGCGAAATCCTCGCCTATATTTTCCTCCTCAATCGATACGATCGGGAGTTTGTCGACCCCAAGCCAGTCTATCGCACCGATGGAAATACCATCTGGCAACAACTCACCGAGTCTAAATGGGTGCTCGACAACGATCAGTTTTCGGTGAATCAATTCTTGCATCCATACGGCGGCAGTGTGTACTACGGGCTCGCGCGATCGGCCGGCCTGAACTTCTGGGAGTCGTTGCTCTATAGCTCTGCGGGGAGTTTCTTTTGGGAAATTGCGGGCGAGACATCGCCGCCATCCATCAACGACATGATCGCCACTCCTATCGGCGGATCCTTGTTGGGAGAGCCGCTTTTTCGTATGGCGAGTCTGTTGCTCGAAACCAACGAGGGACGGCCTGGCTTCTGGCGAGCGCTTGGAGCAACGGTACTCTCACCTCCTACGGGGTTCAATCGTCTCATATTCGGTGACCGTTTCGATACGGTCTTCCCCAGTCGCCAACCAGCTACCTTCTTGCGCCTACGACTCGGCGGTATAGTTTCAACAAGCAGTCATCACGTTCCTTCAGGTGTGAGAGAGCATGGAGGCATCGGCGATGTTACGTTTACGTATGGCTTGCCCGGCAAGCCGGGTTATCGCTACACACGTCCGTTTGACTATTTTGACTTTCATATCACGGCGGTCACGACCAATACGCTGGAAAGCATCAACACACGCGGCTTGTTGATCGGCACATCCTATGCGTTCGGAGAATCGACTCGCGGAGCATGGGGCTTGTTCGGCAGTTATGACTATATTTCACCGCAAGTGTTCCGGGTCTCCAGCGTCGCGCTTTCACTTGGCACCGTCTGGCAATCGTGGCTGTCGCCCTCGATTGCTCTTCAAGGCGTTGTACTTGCCGGTTCGGGTTATGGCGCGGCCGGCAGCATCCAACGTACTGAGGAACGTGACTACCACTATGGGACCACAGGTCAAGGACTTCTCGCGCTGCGGCTGATCGTTGGAAATCACGCCATGCTCGACTTCACAGGACGTGAGTACTATACCAGTGGTCTTTTCTCTGCGGAGCCGCACGGACAAGAAAACATCCTGCGCGGTGAAACATCTCTGACCTTCCGCATTGTTGGTCCACACGGGGTGTCGCTCCGCTATGCCGTCTCACACCGCGATGCGCACTATCCCAATGTCGAATTCCGTGATCAGACGGTCGAAACAATTAGTCTTCTGTATGTCTTCCTTGGCAAGACCGGGTTTGGAGCTGTTGCGTGGCAGTGA
- a CDS encoding DUF4282 domain-containing protein translates to MSFYAEYFAFRELVTPQLIKVIYFVGAGFITAAGLLSILSPDALDEYAAGPIFTRLGGIAALVVGNLVWRIMCEGAILLFSLHDLLVSIDTRTGLLVQQGKRTEP, encoded by the coding sequence ATGAGCTTCTATGCCGAGTATTTTGCCTTTCGGGAATTGGTGACTCCGCAGCTGATTAAAGTGATCTACTTTGTCGGAGCTGGCTTCATCACCGCTGCGGGGCTGTTGTCGATCCTGTCTCCTGATGCGCTGGATGAGTATGCGGCTGGTCCGATTTTCACTCGCCTTGGCGGAATCGCGGCCCTCGTGGTGGGCAATCTGGTCTGGCGCATCATGTGTGAAGGGGCCATCCTGCTCTTTAGTCTTCATGACCTGTTGGTCAGCATTGATACGCGGACAGGGTTGCTGGTGCAGCAGGGCAAACGCACTGAACCGTGA